One stretch of Bosea vaviloviae DNA includes these proteins:
- a CDS encoding undecaprenyl-diphosphate phosphatase — protein sequence MANACSAGIDTGFAALDFGQMVVLGLVQGVSELLPISSTAHMRVVPAVLGWPDPGSAFSALMQLAALAAVVTYFRRDVSEIASGACLALRRRETGGPQVRLAVGIVLATIPIVVAGVLLAPLLNACGSPLRSLWVIGASSIAMALLLALAEWLARHDRSVEQSRLRDFLLVGLAQVGALIPGVSRSGSTLTAALGLGFKRAEAARLSFLIGLPAIALAGLKEAVELARAGIDTHAAALLLVGLVAGSLASFAAVWGLMRFLERMSSWPFVLYRGCMGILLLLGVAGG from the coding sequence ATGGCGAATGCATGTTCGGCCGGTATCGATACCGGGTTCGCCGCGTTGGATTTCGGGCAGATGGTAGTGCTGGGCCTCGTGCAGGGCGTCAGCGAATTGCTACCGATCTCCTCGACGGCCCATATGCGCGTCGTCCCGGCCGTGTTGGGATGGCCGGATCCGGGATCGGCCTTCTCGGCGCTGATGCAATTGGCGGCGCTTGCTGCCGTGGTGACCTATTTCCGGCGCGACGTCAGTGAGATCGCGAGCGGGGCCTGCCTCGCGCTGAGGCGTCGCGAGACTGGCGGGCCACAGGTCAGGCTGGCGGTCGGCATCGTGCTGGCGACGATCCCGATCGTCGTCGCGGGCGTGCTGCTCGCGCCATTGCTCAATGCCTGCGGCTCGCCCTTGCGCTCGCTCTGGGTGATCGGCGCCAGCTCGATCGCGATGGCGCTGCTTCTGGCCCTGGCCGAATGGCTGGCCCGTCATGACCGCAGCGTCGAGCAGTCCAGGCTTCGGGATTTCCTCCTGGTCGGCCTCGCCCAGGTCGGCGCGCTGATCCCCGGCGTGTCCCGCTCGGGATCGACCCTGACCGCGGCGCTGGGGCTGGGCTTCAAACGCGCTGAAGCGGCGCGCCTGTCCTTCCTGATCGGCTTGCCGGCGATCGCGCTGGCCGGCCTCAAGGAGGCGGTCGAGCTCGCCAGGGCCGGCATCGATACCCATGCCGCCGCGCTGCTGCTGGTGGGCCTCGTCGCCGGTTCATTGGCGTCATTTGCCGCGGTCTGGGGGCTGATGCGCTTTCTGGAACGCATGTCGAGCTGGCCGTTCGTCCTCTATCGCGGCTGCATGGGCATCCTGCTCTTGTTGGGAGTGGCTGGGGGCTAG
- a CDS encoding M24 family metallopeptidase, whose amino-acid sequence MTIGVGGSSFEAELAKLKPMTDGIEPIAVTEFKARIAKAQALLREQGLQALYLDTSTSLAYFTGIQLTLSERLHGAVIPAEGEIVYLSPTFEEPKTRELMRFGEEVRCWEEHEDPTELVIETIRSLGYESGQVALDPHTPFYIVDGLRKAGNRFSFSHGNVITAACRQLKSAAEIALIQRAMDITMEVHRAAARALQVGVTTAQVKLFLDQAHRKLGMNWTSGAAQFGEATAYPHGVPYEQTLQDGDMVLIDMGTKVGGYRSDITRTYVFGEANPRQREIWNLEKRAQLAAFDAAVLGAPCEAVDAAARSVIEAAGFGPGYKVPGLPHRTGHGLGLDVHEESFMVKGNKTPLQVGMCFSDEPMICIYGEFGVRLEDIIYMAEDGAHWFTKPAHSVDDPFGYEA is encoded by the coding sequence ATGACGATCGGAGTGGGCGGATCGAGCTTCGAGGCGGAGCTCGCCAAATTGAAGCCGATGACGGATGGCATCGAGCCGATCGCGGTGACCGAGTTCAAGGCTCGCATCGCCAAGGCGCAGGCCCTGCTGCGTGAACAAGGTCTCCAGGCGCTCTATCTCGACACCTCCACGAGCCTTGCCTACTTCACCGGCATCCAGCTCACCTTGTCCGAGCGCCTGCATGGCGCGGTCATTCCGGCCGAGGGCGAGATCGTCTATCTCAGCCCGACCTTCGAGGAGCCGAAGACGCGGGAATTGATGCGCTTCGGCGAGGAGGTGCGTTGCTGGGAGGAGCATGAGGACCCAACGGAGTTGGTGATCGAGACCATCCGCAGCCTGGGCTATGAGAGCGGTCAGGTCGCACTCGATCCGCATACGCCGTTCTATATCGTCGACGGGCTGCGCAAGGCCGGTAACCGCTTCTCCTTCAGCCATGGCAATGTGATCACCGCGGCCTGCCGGCAGCTGAAATCGGCAGCCGAGATCGCTTTGATCCAGCGCGCCATGGACATCACCATGGAGGTGCACAGGGCGGCGGCCCGGGCGCTGCAGGTCGGCGTCACCACCGCTCAGGTCAAGCTCTTCCTCGACCAGGCGCATCGCAAGCTCGGCATGAACTGGACGAGCGGCGCCGCGCAGTTCGGCGAGGCGACGGCCTATCCCCATGGCGTGCCCTATGAGCAGACGCTGCAGGACGGCGACATGGTGCTGATCGACATGGGCACCAAGGTCGGCGGCTATCGCTCCGACATCACCCGCACCTATGTCTTCGGCGAGGCCAACCCGCGCCAGCGCGAGATCTGGAACCTGGAGAAGCGTGCGCAGTTGGCGGCGTTCGATGCGGCTGTCCTGGGGGCGCCCTGCGAGGCGGTGGATGCGGCGGCGCGCAGCGTCATCGAGGCGGCGGGCTTCGGCCCGGGCTACAAGGTGCCTGGCCTGCCACATCGCACCGGCCATGGGCTCGGCCTCGACGTGCATGAGGAATCCTTCATGGTGAAGGGCAACAAGACACCGCTCCAAGTTGGCATGTGCTTCTCCGACGAGCCGATGATCTGCATCTATGGCGAGTTCGGCGTGCGCTTGGAGGACATTATCTACATGGCCGAGGACGGGGCCCACTGGTTCACCAAGCCGGCCCATTCCGTGGACGATCCCTTCGGCTACGAAGCCTGA
- a CDS encoding molybdopterin-dependent oxidoreductase translates to MHLFGTHFGTYEVVRDGSGQAALQGFGLDPQPSPVGTAYLDLKDHPARVLHPMARKGWLAARENPQRRGRDRGRDEFIRISWDEAAALVAGEVERVRTVHGNAAIFGGSYGWASAGRFHHAQGQLKRFLNLAGGFTSAVNTYSFGAGAVILPHVIGPRFKFATDVAPSWDQIAAHAKLLISFGGFRLSNAQVEAGGTGQHRSERGLAAAAAAGVRIVVVSPVRTDVPDLPGGTIDYIAIRPNTDTAMLLAMAQTLLAEGLADRAFLARCTVGLATLEAYLAGENDGVVKDADWAAGICGVPAATIRDLACAFVSEPALVNAAWSLQRARFGEQPYWAAIALAAIAGHAGRPGCGIAFGLTSVSTVGQPIRRLRGPAFDQGRNPVESFIPVARITDLLSQPGGTLDYDGRQLVLPDIRLVWWAGGNPFHHHQDLAGLTEAWRRPETVIVNEPMWTATARHADIVLPASFPFERDDIAASSRDNWLIASRQVCAPPGEVQSDHQIMARIAREMGFEPAFTEGREPREWLRRMYDGYRTAHAELPDFEAFWARGYAALDEGETAPAPVTPLADFVADPEGKPLETPSGRIEIASATIAGFGYDDCPGHPVWLAPEEWLGSPLAQRYPLHLLSPQPAHRLHSQLELAGPSQGAKLDGYEVVLMHPTDAAKRHLRDGDVVELFNDRGRCLAALRSTCEVEPGVAVLPTGAWYDPVGDGWALPLDRGGNPNSLTSSMPTSRLAQATAPNSCLIEIKRAGT, encoded by the coding sequence TTGCACCTGTTCGGAACGCATTTCGGCACCTATGAGGTCGTCCGCGACGGTTCCGGGCAGGCTGCCTTGCAAGGTTTTGGGCTCGACCCGCAGCCTTCGCCGGTCGGGACGGCCTATCTCGACCTCAAGGACCATCCGGCGCGTGTCCTTCATCCGATGGCGCGCAAGGGCTGGCTCGCGGCGCGGGAAAACCCGCAGCGGCGCGGCCGAGACCGTGGCCGTGATGAGTTTATCCGCATCAGCTGGGACGAGGCGGCGGCGCTCGTCGCCGGTGAGGTCGAGCGCGTCCGCACGGTTCACGGCAATGCCGCGATCTTCGGCGGATCCTATGGCTGGGCCAGTGCGGGGCGCTTCCACCATGCGCAAGGCCAGCTCAAGCGCTTCCTCAATCTCGCGGGCGGCTTCACCTCTGCCGTCAACACCTACAGCTTCGGGGCCGGCGCGGTCATCCTGCCGCATGTCATCGGCCCGCGCTTCAAATTCGCCACCGATGTCGCGCCGAGCTGGGACCAGATCGCCGCTCATGCCAAGCTGCTGATCTCCTTTGGCGGCTTTCGCCTGTCGAATGCGCAGGTCGAGGCCGGCGGCACCGGCCAGCACCGCTCCGAGCGCGGGCTGGCGGCAGCGGCTGCAGCAGGCGTCAGGATCGTCGTCGTCAGTCCGGTGCGCACCGATGTCCCGGACCTGCCGGGCGGGACGATCGACTACATCGCGATCCGCCCCAACACCGATACGGCGATGTTGCTGGCGATGGCGCAGACGCTGCTGGCGGAGGGCCTGGCCGACCGCGCCTTCCTCGCGCGCTGCACGGTGGGGCTTGCAACCCTTGAGGCCTATCTGGCGGGTGAAAACGACGGGGTGGTCAAGGATGCCGACTGGGCGGCCGGAATCTGCGGCGTGCCGGCGGCGACCATCCGGGATCTCGCCTGCGCCTTCGTCTCGGAGCCCGCGCTTGTCAATGCGGCCTGGTCGCTGCAGCGGGCGCGCTTCGGCGAGCAGCCCTATTGGGCGGCGATCGCCCTTGCGGCCATTGCCGGCCATGCCGGACGGCCGGGTTGTGGCATCGCCTTCGGCCTGACCTCCGTCAGCACGGTCGGCCAGCCGATCCGGCGGTTGCGCGGGCCGGCCTTCGATCAGGGTCGCAACCCGGTCGAGAGCTTCATCCCCGTAGCGCGGATCACCGACCTCCTGTCCCAGCCGGGCGGGACGCTGGACTACGACGGTCGGCAACTGGTGCTGCCCGATATCCGCCTGGTCTGGTGGGCGGGTGGCAACCCGTTCCACCACCATCAGGATCTCGCCGGCCTGACCGAGGCCTGGCGGCGGCCGGAGACGGTGATCGTCAATGAGCCGATGTGGACCGCGACCGCGCGCCATGCCGACATCGTGCTGCCGGCGAGCTTCCCATTCGAGCGCGACGATATCGCCGCCTCCTCCCGCGACAACTGGCTCATCGCCAGCCGGCAGGTCTGCGCGCCGCCAGGCGAAGTCCAGTCCGATCATCAGATCATGGCGCGCATCGCCCGCGAGATGGGCTTCGAGCCCGCCTTCACCGAAGGGCGCGAGCCGCGGGAGTGGTTGCGCCGGATGTATGACGGCTACCGCACAGCCCATGCCGAATTGCCGGATTTCGAGGCGTTCTGGGCGCGCGGCTATGCCGCCCTCGACGAAGGTGAGACGGCGCCGGCCCCGGTCACGCCCTTGGCCGACTTCGTCGCCGACCCCGAGGGGAAGCCGCTGGAGACGCCGTCCGGCCGCATCGAGATCGCCTCCGCGACGATTGCCGGCTTCGGCTATGACGATTGTCCCGGCCACCCGGTCTGGCTCGCGCCCGAGGAATGGCTCGGCTCGCCCTTGGCGCAGCGCTACCCGCTGCACCTGCTCTCGCCGCAGCCGGCGCATCGCCTGCACAGCCAATTGGAACTGGCGGGGCCGAGCCAGGGGGCCAAGCTCGACGGCTATGAGGTCGTGCTGATGCACCCGACCGACGCCGCCAAACGCCATCTCCGGGATGGCGACGTCGTGGAGCTGTTCAACGATCGCGGCCGCTGCCTGGCGGCGCTCAGGTCGACGTGTGAGGTTGAGCCGGGCGTCGCCGTGCTGCCAACCGGCGCCTGGTACGATCCGGTTGGGGACGGCTGGGCCTTGCCGCTCGACCGTGGCGGCAATCCCAACAGCCTCACCTCCAGCATGCCGACCTCGCGCCTGGCGCAGGCGACCGCGCCCAATTCTTGCCTGATCGAGATCAAGCGGGCAGGAACCTGA
- a CDS encoding ABC transporter substrate-binding protein — translation MTSFWIKTLNAAALAAALSASPALAQTGRTATIALSVNVNTFDPHMTGSFGSDMSLLSHIYPSLVIRGADLKLVPALAKSWTLVNDTTWRFDLVEGAKFINDEPLDASTVKWNLDRVRDAKVNARIKSWFDLVKEVRVIDARTVEVETSAPFPAFVDQLSMFFLLPPQWAASHNPATETMSGSRYRMTENVPGDHITLAANPGGWQGKPDFDTVVFKTIPEPASRIAALLAGEVDLVTGIPTSELARVKASKNAIAGSVQSTRNVFIKFNTQKAPLDNKLVRQAMNYAIDKDAIRDSIFDGQAYVEPCQILTPSYFGFNPDLKPYPHDVKKAQALLKESGIDLKQVIEMDIPVATYIQGQEVAQAVAAMLGDAGLKVKMNEMDFGAYMNKYLRSRTLAQTSLLSHGWPTLDADGQLTLLAPGNQYAYWDNAAFGKALDAGRSTMDKDKRLAAYKDATKIMCEEAPVLFLYAQPTTYGVSKRVTWQARGDDWVRSFDMKPAQ, via the coding sequence ATGACATCGTTCTGGATCAAGACCCTCAACGCTGCCGCATTGGCCGCCGCGCTGTCCGCTTCGCCGGCGCTGGCCCAGACGGGGCGCACGGCGACGATCGCGCTCTCGGTCAACGTCAATACCTTCGACCCGCATATGACGGGCTCCTTCGGCTCCGATATGAGCCTGCTGAGCCATATCTATCCCTCGCTCGTCATCCGCGGCGCCGACCTCAAATTGGTGCCCGCGCTGGCGAAATCCTGGACGCTGGTGAACGACACGACATGGCGCTTCGACCTCGTCGAGGGCGCCAAATTCATCAATGACGAGCCGCTCGACGCCTCGACGGTCAAATGGAATCTCGACCGCGTGCGCGATGCCAAGGTCAATGCGCGGATCAAATCCTGGTTCGACCTGGTCAAGGAGGTCCGCGTCATCGACGCCAGGACCGTCGAGGTCGAGACCAGCGCGCCGTTCCCGGCCTTCGTCGACCAGCTTTCGATGTTCTTCCTGCTGCCGCCGCAATGGGCGGCGAGCCACAATCCGGCAACCGAGACGATGTCGGGCAGCCGCTACCGCATGACCGAGAACGTGCCGGGCGACCACATCACGCTCGCCGCCAATCCGGGAGGCTGGCAGGGCAAGCCGGACTTCGACACGGTCGTGTTCAAGACGATCCCGGAACCGGCAAGCCGCATCGCCGCGCTGCTGGCCGGCGAGGTCGATCTCGTGACCGGCATCCCGACCTCGGAGCTTGCGCGGGTCAAGGCGAGCAAGAACGCCATTGCCGGCTCGGTGCAGAGCACGCGCAACGTCTTCATCAAGTTCAACACCCAGAAGGCGCCGCTCGACAACAAGCTGGTGCGCCAGGCCATGAACTACGCCATCGACAAGGATGCGATCCGGGATTCGATCTTCGACGGGCAGGCCTATGTCGAGCCCTGCCAGATCCTGACCCCGTCCTATTTCGGCTTCAATCCGGACCTCAAGCCCTATCCCCACGACGTGAAGAAGGCGCAGGCCCTGCTGAAGGAATCCGGCATCGACCTCAAGCAGGTGATCGAGATGGATATCCCCGTCGCGACCTACATTCAGGGGCAGGAGGTCGCTCAGGCGGTGGCCGCCATGCTCGGCGACGCCGGCCTGAAGGTGAAGATGAACGAGATGGATTTCGGCGCCTATATGAACAAGTATCTGAGATCGCGCACCCTGGCGCAGACCTCGCTCCTGAGCCATGGCTGGCCGACCCTGGACGCCGACGGCCAGTTGACCCTACTCGCGCCCGGCAACCAGTACGCCTATTGGGACAATGCTGCCTTCGGCAAGGCGCTCGATGCCGGGCGCTCGACGATGGACAAGGACAAGCGTCTCGCAGCCTATAAGGACGCGACCAAGATCATGTGCGAGGAGGCCCCGGTGCTGTTCCTCTATGCGCAGCCGACCACCTATGGTGTCTCGAAGCGGGTGACCTGGCAGGCGCGCGGCGACGATTGGGTTCGCTCCTTCGATATGAAGCCGGCTCAGTAG
- a CDS encoding aspartate aminotransferase family protein, which translates to MPSTAANSHEAEALDAALAEAREDYVRRNRESQARFMAAAESMPGGNTRTSLFYDPFPLCMLRGEGCRLTDADGHEYLDFLGEFTAGIFGHSPEVLKQAIRAALDDGINLSSHNAIEGKLAERICARFPSMDLLRFTNSGTEANLMALAAALTFTGRRKILVFAGGYHGGVLTFPPGGTPVTVPHDFVVASYNDLEKTLDLVKPHRSELAAILVEPMQGAGGCIPGAPEFLAGLRALADETGAVLIFDEIQTSRLSLGGRQQLLGITPDMTTIGKFFGGGLAFGSFGGRREIMQVFDPRRPSSIGHAGTYNNNSLTMAAGLAAVEQLLTAEALDALNARGDRFRADLNAMFAAKTVPITVSGLGSLMNIHPQGAPQMANAKRSLLFFDLVKAGIYFAPRGLIALSFPIGGQEISAFLNALDGILDARRSLLV; encoded by the coding sequence ATGCCCTCGACTGCCGCCAATTCGCATGAAGCCGAGGCGCTTGATGCCGCGCTCGCCGAGGCTCGCGAGGATTATGTGCGCCGCAACCGAGAAAGCCAGGCGCGTTTCATGGCGGCTGCGGAGTCGATGCCGGGCGGCAACACCCGGACCTCGCTCTTCTACGATCCCTTTCCGCTCTGCATGCTGCGCGGCGAGGGCTGCCGCCTGACCGATGCCGACGGGCACGAATATCTGGATTTCCTGGGCGAGTTCACCGCCGGCATTTTCGGCCATTCACCGGAGGTGCTGAAGCAGGCGATCCGCGCCGCGCTCGATGACGGCATCAACCTGTCCTCGCACAACGCCATCGAAGGGAAGCTGGCAGAGCGCATCTGCGCGCGCTTTCCGTCGATGGATCTGCTGCGCTTCACCAATTCCGGCACGGAAGCCAATCTGATGGCGCTCGCCGCCGCGCTCACCTTCACCGGGCGGCGCAAGATCCTGGTGTTCGCGGGCGGTTATCATGGCGGTGTCTTGACCTTTCCACCCGGCGGCACGCCCGTCACGGTGCCCCACGACTTCGTCGTCGCCTCCTATAACGACCTTGAAAAGACGCTCGACCTCGTCAAGCCGCATCGCAGCGAATTGGCGGCGATCCTGGTCGAGCCCATGCAGGGTGCAGGGGGCTGTATTCCGGGCGCGCCCGAATTCCTCGCCGGCCTGCGCGCGCTCGCCGACGAGACCGGCGCCGTGCTGATCTTCGACGAGATCCAGACCTCGCGGCTCTCGCTCGGCGGGCGCCAGCAACTGCTCGGCATCACACCGGATATGACGACGATCGGAAAGTTCTTCGGCGGCGGCCTCGCCTTCGGCAGCTTCGGCGGCCGGCGCGAGATCATGCAGGTCTTCGATCCGCGCCGGCCATCCTCGATCGGCCATGCCGGCACCTACAACAACAACAGCTTGACCATGGCGGCAGGGCTCGCGGCGGTAGAGCAGCTCCTGACGGCCGAGGCGCTCGATGCCTTGAACGCGCGCGGCGACCGCTTCCGCGCCGATCTGAACGCAATGTTTGCGGCCAAGACCGTGCCGATCACCGTGTCCGGCCTCGGCTCGTTGATGAACATTCACCCGCAGGGCGCACCGCAGATGGCGAACGCGAAGCGCAGCCTGCTGTTCTTCGATCTCGTGAAGGCCGGCATCTATTTCGCGCCGCGCGGCCTGATCGCCCTGTCCTTCCCGATCGGAGGCCAGGAGATCTCGGCTTTCCTGAACGCGCTGGACGGCATTCTCGACGCACGCAGGAGCCTTCTTGTCTGA
- the ggt gene encoding gamma-glutamyltransferase, whose amino-acid sequence MRGMIVAAQPEAAEAGADILRRGGNAIDAAIACAFSQGVVDPQMCGIGGFGAMQISMPKRGVHTVLEFLALAPLAATPEMWAERFVGQTRDGFVFLLSDHANELGHLAAGTPGNVKGYTEALSRFGTMDLRDVMAPAIRQARDGFTIRPYVHYYWTIDQRSTGQINTEDKLRHSETGRRIYFHPDGTLKRPGDSVANPDLARTLERIAAAGPEIFYTGAIAEEIAADMAAQGGLLTKRDLAAYKVREKQPVWGAYRGLHIAGNPPAAGGVSLIELMHILQEFEIGALEHNGAEHIAILAEAMKWMTIDRDAHIGDPDFVDVPIDRLLSQAHAAGHAARIRSGEKARVARSELSRDPPDTTVVCVMDEAGNAVTLTHTLGQPSGGITPGLGFMYNGSMSGFDPRPGRAGSIAPGKARSSAMAPTIMFKDEKPIIAIGAPGGTFIVPAIAQALSNVIDFGMSMSEAVAAPRIVCLSDTIDVSNRIERRVSAALEAKGYAISRSYQSFAFGAPHGIRAEGTSWSGGADPQRDGMALKV is encoded by the coding sequence ATGCGCGGCATGATCGTAGCGGCCCAGCCCGAGGCTGCCGAAGCCGGTGCCGACATTCTGCGCCGGGGCGGCAACGCCATCGACGCCGCCATCGCCTGCGCCTTCAGCCAGGGCGTGGTCGACCCGCAGATGTGCGGGATCGGCGGCTTCGGCGCGATGCAGATCAGCATGCCGAAACGCGGCGTGCACACCGTGCTCGAATTCCTGGCGCTGGCGCCCCTCGCAGCGACGCCCGAGATGTGGGCCGAGCGTTTCGTTGGCCAGACGCGCGACGGCTTCGTCTTCCTGCTCAGCGACCACGCCAACGAGCTCGGCCATCTCGCAGCCGGCACGCCGGGCAACGTCAAGGGCTACACCGAGGCCTTGTCGCGCTTCGGCACGATGGATCTCAGGGATGTGATGGCGCCAGCGATCCGGCAGGCGCGCGACGGTTTCACCATCCGCCCCTATGTCCACTACTACTGGACGATCGACCAGCGCAGCACCGGCCAGATCAACACCGAGGACAAGCTCCGACACAGCGAGACCGGGCGCAGGATCTATTTCCATCCCGACGGCACGCTGAAGCGCCCCGGCGACAGCGTCGCCAATCCCGACCTCGCCCGCACGCTGGAGCGCATCGCCGCAGCCGGCCCTGAGATCTTCTACACCGGCGCGATCGCCGAGGAGATCGCCGCCGACATGGCGGCGCAAGGCGGGCTCCTGACGAAGCGCGATCTCGCCGCGTACAAGGTGCGCGAGAAGCAACCCGTCTGGGGCGCCTATCGCGGCCTGCACATCGCCGGCAACCCGCCCGCCGCCGGTGGCGTCTCGCTGATCGAACTCATGCATATCCTGCAGGAGTTCGAGATCGGCGCCCTCGAGCACAACGGCGCCGAGCACATCGCGATCCTCGCCGAAGCGATGAAGTGGATGACGATCGACCGCGACGCCCATATCGGCGATCCCGACTTCGTCGATGTGCCGATCGACAGGCTGCTCTCGCAGGCCCATGCCGCCGGCCACGCCGCCAGGATCCGGTCAGGCGAGAAGGCGCGCGTGGCGCGCTCGGAATTGTCCAGGGATCCGCCGGATACCACCGTCGTCTGCGTCATGGACGAAGCGGGCAATGCGGTAACGCTGACCCACACCCTCGGCCAGCCATCGGGCGGCATCACCCCCGGCCTGGGCTTCATGTATAACGGCTCGATGAGCGGGTTCGACCCCCGTCCCGGCCGCGCCGGCTCGATCGCTCCCGGCAAGGCGCGCAGCAGCGCCATGGCGCCGACGATCATGTTCAAGGACGAGAAGCCCATCATCGCCATCGGCGCGCCGGGCGGCACCTTCATCGTGCCCGCCATTGCCCAGGCACTGAGCAATGTCATCGATTTCGGGATGAGCATGTCCGAGGCGGTCGCCGCGCCGCGCATCGTCTGCCTGAGCGACACGATCGACGTCTCCAACCGCATCGAGCGCCGCGTCAGCGCCGCATTGGAAGCCAAGGGCTACGCCATAAGCCGGTCCTACCAGTCCTTCGCCTTCGGCGCGCCACATGGCATCCGCGCGGAGGGGACAAGCTGGTCGGGCGGCGCCGATCCGCAGCGCGACGGCATGGCCCTAAAGGTCTGA
- a CDS encoding hemolysin family protein: MPSSDGSMPDLIGILAVLVLVAANGFFVAAEFSLVAVRRSRVTELVNAGRTNAGALKRAVDNLDANLAATQLGITISSLALGWIGEPALAHLIMPLLNALPGTLATASSHAIAVAVSFIIITTLHIVLGELAPKSLALQRSEGTALWVVRPLALFLFLLRPAIIALNGLGNLLLRLCGLRPGTGEDALHSPEELKLLIQASQEAGILQQTQQEVVERVLNIGDRRIGDIMTPRRDIEWIDADDSPAEMLRTIRACRHEQLLVGRGDVDEPLGMILKKDLLDQVLDGKALDPMAVIREPVVVHEGVPIFRVLDQFKKAPVRLAIVIDEYGSLEGIVTQTDLLEAIAGDLSDAEGEEPDIVEREDGSLLLDGAMLAHDAFARLGFRSGSVEGDFHTIAGFALFQLGRLPEAGEHFDYEGWRFEIVDMDGKRIDKLLATTGP; the protein is encoded by the coding sequence ATGCCTAGTTCCGATGGCAGTATGCCCGATCTGATCGGGATACTCGCCGTACTTGTTCTCGTTGCCGCGAACGGCTTTTTTGTCGCAGCGGAATTTTCCCTCGTCGCCGTCCGCCGCAGCCGCGTGACCGAACTGGTCAATGCCGGCAGGACCAATGCCGGCGCCCTGAAGCGGGCCGTCGACAATCTCGACGCCAATCTCGCGGCCACTCAGCTCGGCATCACGATTTCGTCCCTGGCGCTCGGCTGGATCGGCGAACCGGCGCTCGCCCATCTGATCATGCCCCTGCTGAACGCGCTGCCCGGAACCCTGGCAACGGCCAGTTCCCATGCGATCGCGGTGGCGGTCTCCTTCATCATCATCACCACACTGCATATCGTGCTGGGCGAACTCGCTCCGAAGAGCCTGGCTCTTCAACGCAGCGAAGGCACTGCGCTCTGGGTCGTGCGCCCCCTCGCCCTGTTCCTGTTCCTGCTCCGGCCGGCGATCATCGCGCTCAACGGCCTCGGCAATCTCCTGCTGCGGCTATGCGGCCTGCGGCCAGGCACGGGCGAGGATGCGCTGCATTCGCCTGAAGAGCTCAAGCTCCTCATCCAGGCCAGCCAGGAAGCCGGCATTCTCCAGCAGACGCAGCAGGAGGTTGTCGAACGTGTCCTCAATATCGGCGACCGCCGCATCGGCGACATCATGACGCCGCGCCGCGACATCGAGTGGATCGACGCCGATGACAGCCCGGCCGAGATGCTGCGCACCATCCGCGCCTGCCGCCACGAACAGCTCCTGGTCGGGCGCGGCGATGTCGACGAGCCCCTGGGCATGATCCTGAAGAAGGACCTGCTCGACCAGGTGCTCGACGGCAAGGCACTCGACCCGATGGCCGTCATCCGCGAACCCGTGGTCGTTCACGAAGGCGTGCCGATCTTCCGCGTGCTCGACCAGTTCAAGAAAGCCCCGGTCCGCCTCGCCATCGTCATCGACGAATATGGCAGCCTGGAGGGGATCGTCACCCAGACCGACCTGCTCGAGGCTATCGCCGGCGACCTGTCGGATGCGGAAGGCGAAGAGCCGGACATCGTCGAGCGTGAAGATGGCTCGCTGCTGCTCGACGGCGCGATGCTGGCTCACGACGCCTTCGCCCGCCTCGGCTTCCGATCGGGATCGGTGGAGGGCGATTTTCACACCATCGCCGGTTTCGCTTTGTTCCAGCTCGGACGGCTTCCGGAGGCCGGTGAGCATTTCGACTATGAAGGCTGGCGCTTCGAGATCGTCGACATGGACGGCAAGCGGATCGACAAGCTGCTCGCGACGACAGGGCCCTGA